The Niastella koreensis GR20-10 genome includes a window with the following:
- a CDS encoding glycosyltransferase, which translates to MLQFTGERFIPTNELINDEIGFEHLHRYHSIIPFIQNKSVLDIACGEGYGTALIGKYAQKAVGVDIDDTCIQWGTQHYAAANNKLEFKKGTVDNIPLADNSVDVVVSFETIEHLDAAIQQRFMAEVKRVLHPDGILIISTPNTANYSERYNLNNEFHKKEFEKEEFHEFLKAHFAYAYHFEQGYEIVSTITGSEIKDVHQLTVLNWERNLKKANRKYLISIASNKEVQQTDRLSSVVLQVDKDFLGLIDYIVVLQKQEQQLQTTIEQVKVLEQTIQQLQQTIQQQNEVNNQLAAALIDKDNVITDQNYRVTTVQQQVDQLNGRLSEIYSSDGWKLLSVYYRLKGKILPENSGRYKKVKTLINKLRNKKADSFVVEDFTAAHTFEIEEITSFDKIEFPVFDQPKVSIIIPAYDGWQMNYRCLRSIFKNTHGVSYEVIFADDGSSDETANITEYIKNVVLIRNPANLGFLKNCNNATKFAKGEYILFLNNDTEVTTGWLHSLTQLMDKDHTIGITGSKLIYPDGRLQEAGGIFWQDASAWNYGHKRNPGAPEYTYVKEVDYISGASLMIRKSVWDKIGGFDERYSPAYCEDADLAFEVRKMGLKVVYQPLSVVIHHEGFSHGSDNKPKAGLTTIKEYQKLNILKFKSKWKDELKLQFPNSTNIFWARDRSQLKKTILVIDHYVPHFDKDAGSRTTFQYLQLFTSLGMNVKFIGDNFYKHEPYTTVLQQLGIEVLFGSHYAENWQKWILENEKYFDYILLNRPHISSKYIDFLRSNTKVKIYYYGHDLHFYRELKEYEITNDKKKLNSSREWKKIEYDLFKKADVVLTPTLKEKNIIQADFTNKRIEVMPAFFYPTIPAPIDNFDNRNDIMFVGGFAHGPNLNAVLWYIEKIHPLVLEKMPRTRLIVVGSNVPPQIQKLASASIVIKGFVSDQELEDLYKSVKLIVIPLRYGAGLKGKTVEAMVNGLPIVSTSFGLEGLQVEDWLQPHDNEQDFAKEIISLYNDREALKKISAKMNEYARENFTSEAAAITFKKIFNL; encoded by the coding sequence ATGTTGCAATTTACGGGGGAAAGATTCATCCCAACCAACGAGCTTATCAATGATGAAATCGGCTTTGAGCACCTGCACCGGTATCACTCCATTATACCATTCATTCAAAATAAATCTGTACTTGATATTGCCTGCGGCGAAGGTTATGGCACCGCTTTAATAGGAAAATACGCACAAAAAGCTGTGGGTGTTGACATTGATGATACCTGTATTCAATGGGGTACCCAACACTATGCCGCCGCCAATAATAAACTGGAATTCAAAAAAGGAACTGTTGACAATATCCCACTCGCCGATAATTCAGTAGATGTAGTAGTATCTTTTGAAACCATTGAACACCTTGATGCAGCCATTCAACAGCGATTTATGGCCGAGGTAAAAAGGGTGTTGCATCCAGATGGAATACTCATTATTTCCACACCCAACACCGCCAACTATTCCGAACGGTATAACTTAAATAATGAATTTCATAAAAAGGAATTTGAGAAAGAAGAATTTCATGAATTTCTAAAGGCACATTTTGCATACGCTTATCACTTTGAACAAGGGTACGAAATAGTAAGTACAATCACCGGAAGTGAGATCAAAGACGTACATCAGTTAACTGTACTCAATTGGGAAAGAAACCTGAAAAAGGCGAATCGCAAATATCTTATCAGTATCGCCAGCAATAAAGAAGTGCAGCAAACAGACCGGCTATCCTCTGTTGTACTGCAGGTAGATAAAGATTTTTTAGGGTTGATAGATTACATAGTTGTGTTGCAGAAACAGGAACAACAGCTTCAAACAACGATTGAACAGGTAAAGGTTCTGGAGCAAACCATACAGCAGTTACAACAAACCATACAGCAACAGAACGAAGTGAACAATCAACTGGCTGCTGCTTTGATAGATAAGGACAATGTCATTACCGATCAAAACTACCGCGTTACCACCGTACAGCAGCAGGTTGACCAGTTGAATGGCCGGTTGTCTGAAATATATTCTTCAGATGGCTGGAAATTGTTGTCGGTTTATTATCGCCTGAAAGGCAAAATACTGCCCGAAAATTCCGGCAGGTATAAAAAGGTAAAAACCCTGATCAATAAACTCCGGAATAAAAAAGCTGACTCGTTCGTTGTTGAAGATTTTACCGCCGCTCATACATTTGAGATCGAAGAGATCACTTCCTTTGACAAAATAGAATTCCCGGTTTTTGATCAACCCAAAGTTTCGATCATAATACCAGCTTATGATGGCTGGCAAATGAATTACAGATGCCTCCGGTCTATTTTCAAAAATACCCACGGCGTAAGCTATGAAGTTATTTTCGCCGATGATGGCTCTTCAGATGAAACGGCAAATATAACCGAATACATAAAAAACGTTGTTTTAATCCGCAACCCTGCCAATTTAGGGTTTCTCAAAAACTGCAACAACGCAACTAAGTTTGCCAAAGGAGAATATATTCTCTTCCTGAACAATGATACAGAAGTTACAACAGGCTGGTTGCATTCCTTAACCCAATTGATGGATAAGGACCATACCATTGGCATCACAGGCTCCAAATTGATCTACCCTGATGGCCGTCTTCAGGAAGCTGGTGGTATCTTCTGGCAGGATGCTTCGGCATGGAATTACGGGCACAAAAGAAACCCCGGAGCACCGGAATATACTTATGTAAAAGAAGTGGATTATATCTCCGGCGCCAGTCTTATGATAAGGAAAAGCGTGTGGGATAAAATAGGCGGTTTCGATGAAAGATATTCACCTGCCTATTGTGAAGATGCGGACCTCGCTTTTGAGGTTAGAAAAATGGGCCTGAAAGTAGTTTACCAGCCATTATCGGTTGTAATCCATCACGAAGGATTTTCACATGGCTCAGATAATAAGCCCAAAGCGGGGTTAACTACCATTAAAGAGTACCAGAAATTAAATATTCTTAAGTTTAAGAGTAAATGGAAGGATGAACTAAAATTACAATTTCCCAATTCCACCAATATTTTTTGGGCCCGCGACAGAAGCCAGTTAAAAAAAACCATCCTGGTGATCGATCATTATGTACCTCATTTTGATAAAGACGCGGGATCAAGAACAACCTTTCAGTACCTTCAGTTATTTACCTCCCTGGGCATGAATGTTAAATTCATAGGTGATAACTTTTATAAACATGAGCCCTACACCACTGTTTTGCAACAGTTGGGTATAGAGGTATTGTTTGGCAGCCATTATGCAGAAAACTGGCAAAAATGGATCCTGGAAAACGAAAAGTATTTTGATTACATTTTATTGAACAGGCCGCACATTTCCTCAAAATATATCGACTTCCTGCGAAGCAATACAAAGGTGAAGATCTATTACTATGGTCATGACCTGCACTTCTACCGCGAATTAAAGGAGTATGAAATAACAAACGATAAGAAAAAACTGAACTCCTCCCGGGAATGGAAAAAAATTGAATACGACCTGTTTAAAAAAGCAGATGTAGTATTAACACCAACCCTCAAGGAAAAGAACATAATACAGGCTGACTTTACCAATAAAAGAATTGAGGTAATGCCTGCATTTTTCTATCCAACCATTCCAGCGCCCATAGATAATTTCGATAACAGGAACGATATCATGTTTGTTGGTGGATTTGCGCATGGGCCCAACCTGAATGCGGTATTATGGTACATTGAAAAAATTCATCCCCTTGTACTGGAAAAAATGCCCCGTACCAGGTTGATCGTTGTAGGATCAAATGTGCCGCCCCAGATCCAGAAACTAGCCTCTGCCAGTATTGTTATTAAAGGGTTTGTCAGCGACCAGGAGCTGGAGGACTTATATAAATCGGTTAAACTGATAGTTATACCTTTACGTTACGGAGCGGGTTTAAAGGGAAAAACGGTTGAGGCAATGGTAAACGGGCTTCCTATTGTAAGTACCTCTTTTGGCCTGGAAGGGCTGCAGGTAGAAGACTGGCTGCAACCACATGATAATGAACAGGATTTTGCAAAAGAAATAATCTCCCTTTACAACGATCGGGAAGCATTGAAAAAGATAAGTGCAAAGATGAATGAATATGCCAGGGAAAATTTCACCAGCGAGGCAGCAGCCATTACATTCAAAAAGATATTTAACTTATAA
- a CDS encoding glycosyltransferase, translated as MKSCPQKFDFYLLIPFYNNLPGLLHSLQSVQYDADKYAVVIVDDGSLQPVTLEDVYRQISRDISVEIIQLPCNKGITIALNTGLQWIRQQNNASFVARLDCGDICSPERFYRQVIFLKEHTQINLVGSWCVFKDFTTNVAFKYITPSQPNKIKRGMYFRNLFIHPTVMWRCDVMGENELYPETYPDAEDYGFFYQFLSKGECAIIPEYLVTCEINHKGISLNSRKKQLNSRIKVVREYGKNRVLRYLGVFKLRLLLIIPYSLVFAMKRALYGV; from the coding sequence ATGAAATCTTGCCCCCAAAAATTTGATTTTTACCTGTTAATACCCTTTTACAATAATCTACCGGGGTTGCTTCATTCATTGCAAAGCGTACAGTATGATGCGGACAAATATGCAGTAGTAATTGTTGACGATGGTAGCCTACAACCCGTTACCCTGGAAGATGTGTACAGGCAGATTTCCCGGGATATATCCGTTGAAATAATACAATTGCCTTGTAATAAAGGAATTACAATTGCCCTAAACACCGGGCTTCAGTGGATCAGGCAGCAGAACAATGCCAGTTTTGTTGCCCGGCTCGATTGTGGTGACATTTGTTCGCCGGAAAGATTTTACCGTCAGGTAATTTTTTTAAAAGAGCATACACAAATAAACCTGGTTGGCAGCTGGTGCGTTTTCAAGGACTTTACAACCAATGTAGCTTTTAAATATATTACCCCATCCCAACCTAATAAGATAAAAAGGGGTATGTATTTCAGGAATCTTTTCATCCATCCTACCGTAATGTGGCGATGTGATGTTATGGGGGAGAACGAACTGTACCCCGAAACCTACCCGGATGCCGAGGATTATGGCTTTTTTTACCAGTTCCTGTCGAAGGGCGAATGCGCCATTATTCCTGAATACCTGGTAACCTGCGAAATAAATCATAAAGGTATTTCGCTGAATTCCAGAAAAAAGCAGCTGAATAGCCGGATTAAAGTGGTGAGAGAATACGGAAAAAATAGGGTTTTACGTTATTTGGGGGTTTTTAAACTGAGGTTGCTCTTAATTATCCCATATAGCCTGGTTTTTGCGATGAAAAGGGCTTTGTATGGAGTTTAA
- a CDS encoding glycosyltransferase, producing MKIVHVAEAFAGGIVVFVKSLVENMPDDEHIIVHGERAHVTRFTDIRKQFAQTNARFVRWHSAQRSIKVSKDFAAFFELYKVLKRLKKQHQIDAVHLHSSKSGFIGRLVCKVLGINNVIYTPNGAPFLVSTSKISNFLYKQLERLGNNFGGQVVCCSPSEQEEYEKAGIQAITINNGIKFDRFNHIETEPANKKFCIVTSGRIINQKNPALFNSIAQYFQEFKQFEFIWIGDGPERALLTSSNITITGWMPGEEVARLISSANVYLSTANFEGLPYAVLEALALRKPVLLTDSVGNRDLVKSCLNGDLFKHHSEAIVKLLQYFNNTSMLSIMGEFSALHGKESFNVNHTFTRYRHLYAGNHIENDRYLKPALVNA from the coding sequence ATGAAAATTGTACATGTGGCAGAGGCTTTTGCGGGTGGGATCGTAGTCTTTGTAAAATCCTTGGTTGAGAATATGCCTGATGATGAGCATATTATTGTTCATGGTGAAAGAGCCCATGTAACAAGATTTACTGATATTAGAAAACAGTTTGCCCAAACCAATGCCCGTTTTGTGCGGTGGCATTCAGCCCAACGGAGCATCAAAGTATCGAAAGATTTCGCGGCATTTTTTGAATTATATAAGGTTTTAAAACGGCTGAAAAAGCAACACCAGATCGACGCCGTTCATTTACACTCTTCAAAAAGTGGGTTTATTGGTAGACTTGTATGTAAGGTACTGGGGATCAATAATGTAATTTATACTCCCAATGGAGCTCCCTTCCTGGTGAGCACCAGTAAAATATCTAACTTTTTGTACAAGCAACTCGAACGCCTGGGTAATAACTTTGGCGGCCAGGTGGTTTGCTGCTCCCCCTCAGAACAGGAGGAATACGAAAAAGCTGGTATTCAGGCCATTACCATTAATAATGGGATCAAATTCGACCGGTTCAACCACATCGAAACAGAGCCTGCCAATAAAAAATTCTGTATTGTAACCAGCGGCCGGATCATCAATCAAAAAAATCCCGCTTTATTCAATAGCATTGCCCAGTACTTCCAGGAATTTAAACAATTTGAGTTCATCTGGATCGGCGATGGACCCGAGAGAGCATTATTAACTTCTTCTAATATAACGATTACCGGCTGGATGCCCGGCGAGGAAGTAGCCCGCCTGATTTCCTCGGCAAATGTGTATTTATCTACTGCAAATTTTGAAGGCCTCCCTTATGCCGTACTGGAAGCCCTGGCATTAAGAAAACCGGTTCTGCTCACCGACAGCGTTGGGAACCGTGACCTGGTTAAGTCATGTTTAAATGGTGACCTGTTTAAACATCATTCAGAAGCCATAGTCAAACTGCTGCAATATTTTAACAATACCAGCATGCTCAGCATTATGGGAGAATTTTCTGCCCTTCATGGCAAAGAATCATTTAATGTAAATCATACCTTTACCCGGTACAGGCATCTGTATGCCGGCAATCATATTGAAAATGATCGTTATTTAAAGCCGGCACTGGTAAATGCCTGA